CGTGCAGTCGCCGCCCGCCGCGGCGATCGCCGGGATGAAACCGGGCGCGGTGCTGGTCGGTGCGCTGCAGCCGCAGGCCGACGAGGCGCGGGCGGAGGCGATCCGTTCGGGTGGCATCGTCGCGTTCCCGCTCGAGCGCCTGCCGCGCACCACCCGCGCCCAGGCGATGGACATCCTGAGCTCGCAGGCGGGCATGGCCGGCTACAAGGCGGTGCTGATCGCAGCGCAGCTCGCGCCGCGTTTCTTCCCGATGCTCACCACGGCCGCGGGCACGATCCGGCCGTCGAAGGTGCTGATCGTGGGCGCGGGCGTCGCCGGCCTGCAGGCCGTGGCCACGGCGCGCCGCCTGGGCGCGCAGGTGGAATGCTTCGACGTGCGCCCGGAAACGCGCGAGCAGATCGAATCGCTCGGTGGCAGGTTCCTCGACCTCGGGGTCAGCGCCGCGGGCGAGGGCGGTTACGCACGCCAGCTCACCGACGAGGAGCGCGCGCTGCAGCAGCGCAGGCTCGCCGAGCACCTCAAGGGCATCGATGTCATCGTCTGCACCGCCGCGGTGCCGGGCCGGCCGGCGCCGAAGATCATCAGCGCGGCGATGGTGGAGGGCATGAAGCCCGGCAGCGTGGTGGTCGACCTCGCCGCGGAGACCGGCGGCAACTGCGAGCTCACCGAGCGCGGGCAGACCATCGAGACCGGCAACGGCGTGACCGTCGCCGGACCGCTCGATCTCGCCAGCATGGGGGCGCTGCACGCCAGCGAGATGTTCGCGCGCAATCTCTACAACTTCGTATCGCTGTTGCTGCGCGAAGGCACGCTCGCGTTCGACTGGAACGACGAACTGCTGGCGAAGACGGTGTGGCCGGAGCGCGAACCGGCGACCTGACCCGCAGCGCCTGCGGCGATCGCCGGGACCGGCCCCGGCATCGCCTCAGGGCGAGCGCGGCTGTGGCGGATCCCCGGGCGGATGCGCCTCCACCCAGGCCTTGCGCTGTTCCGGTGTCATCGCCTTCCAGCGCGCGATCATCGCCTTGCGCTCGGCCTCGGGCAGCCCGCGGGTGTGCTCGAACAGCGCGCGCGCCTGTTCGCGCTTCTCCGGTGGCATGTCGCGCCAGCGCTTCATGCCGTGGCGAGCGTGCCTGCGCTGTTCGGGGGTCATGGCCTGCCAGCGCTGCGCATGCTCGAGCATGTGCTGGCGCTTGCCGGGCGGACTGTCGTTCCAGCGCTCGCGCACGGGGGCGAGCAGCAGTTCGCGCTGCGCGGGCGTGAGCTGTTCCCAGGACGGGAGCGGCGCGGCGGGCGCGGAAGACTGTGCGAACGCGGCCAGCGGGGCCGTGGCGAGGACGAGGACCAGCAGCAGGGTGCGGGACGACATGGCTTACTCCATCGCGAGCAGGTCGGCGTCGCCGGAGGCGAGCCAGACGTAGAAATCGGGATTCTGGTCGAGCTCGTCGAGCGCGCCCTCGATGCCGGTTGCATCGGCGGCGACCGCGACCGGCGATTCCACGGCGGCGGGTGGCGCGTCGCCGGAGAGATGCAGGCCGATGCCGAGGGCGCCTGCCACCACCATCAGAGACGCGAATGCCGCGGCGGGCAGCCGCCAGCGCGATCCGCGCGCGGGCGCGTCGGCCAGCGCCGCGTGGCGGCGGCGATGCAGCTGGGCCATGGTCGCGCCGGACACCTGCGACACCGCCTCGGCATAGCGGGCGCGAAGCGCCTGGTCGAGACGGTCCTGGTCGCGGTCGTCGTTGTTCATCGGAACTCCTCCAGTTGCTTCTGCAAGGCCTCGCGTGCGCGGAACAGGTGGGTTTTCACCGATCCCTCGCCGCAGCCCATGATCTTCGCGGTCGCCGCCACGTCCATGTCTTCCAGCACCCGCAGGGTGAAGGCCTCGCGCTGGCGCGCCGGCAGCGCGCGCAACGCCTGCGCCAGCCGGTGCCAGGCCTCGCGGCCGTCATGGGCGCGCGACGGGTCCGGCGTGGCCTCGTCGGCCCAGTCGATCTCCCCGCCCTCGGCATCGCGCGCATCGGTGAGCCACGACAGGCGGAACGTGCGCCGGCGCTGCACGTCGATGATCCGGCTGCGCAGCACCGACCAGAACAGCGGCGTCCACTCCTCCGCCGGACGATCGCGGTAACCGAGCATCTTCGCCATCGCGTCCTGGACCGCGTCCAGCGCGTCCTCGCGGTGGCGCAGGCCGAGCTCGGCGAAGCGGAACGCACGCGCCGAGATCCCGGCCAGGAACGCTTCCAGCGTCGGCGGGCGGGTCGGCCGCGGCGCGGCATCGGGGGCGTTGGCATCCACGGCCGCCAGCGTACCCGCTGTGCCGGACACGGGTGCCCGCGCGCCCTCGGCGCCGGCCAGCCTCATGTCGATTCCGCCGTCCATCCGCCTGGTCGCACCCGGAACTCCCGCAGTCCCCGACGTCAACGCCCGGCAGCGCCTGCGGTTGACCGCCGCTGGCACGGTTCAGCCCCGGTTATGATGCGGGTGTCCGCAGCGCAGCCGGGAGTGGGGGATGATCGACGGGTTCGTGGCCTTGTACATCTTCATGCTGGCGGCCATCGCCGGCCACGTGATCATCTCGCGGGTGCCGGTGATCCTGCACACGCCGCTGATGTCGGGCAGCAACTTCATCCACGGCATCGTGCTGATCGGGGCGATGGTGGTGCTGGGCCATGCCGACACCACGCTGGAGAAGGCGATCGGCTTCGTCGCGGTGCTGATGGGCGCGGGCAACGCCGCCGGCGGCTACGTGGTGACCGAGCGGATGCTGGAGATGTTCAAGTCGTCCCGGCCGGCCCCGTCGAAGCAGGCGGAGCCCGGCGCATGAGCGGCGCCGGCATCCTCGACCTGCTGGTCAAGACCAGCTACCTGGTCGCGGCCACGCTGTTCCTGCTGGGCCTGCAGCGCATGGCCTCGCCGAAGACCGCGCGCAGCGGCATCCGCTGGGCCGGGCTGGGCATGGTGATCGCCACTCTCGCCACCTTCTTCCTGCCCGACCTGCACAACATCCCGCTGATCCTCGCCGCGACCGCGATCGGTACGGCGATCGCCTGGATTTCCGGAAAGCGCGTGGCGATCACCGACATGCCGCAGATGGTGGCGCTGTACAACGGCCTCGGCGGCGGTTCGGCGGCGGCCATCGGCGGCGTCGAGCTGCTGCGCTGGTCGGCGGCCGGACAGGCGGCCGGACCGGTGCCGCTGGTGCTGGCGGTGCTGGGCGGGCTGATCGGATCGGTGGCGCTTTCGGGTTCGGTCATCGCCTGGGCCAAGCTCGACGGGCGCATGGACAAGCGCTACGCGTTCCCGGGCATGCAGGCGTTCAACTTCCTGGTGTTCGCCGCGGCCATCGTGCTCGGCGCGCTGGTGGTGTGGTCGCTGGGCCTGCACTGGATCGTCGCGTTCTTCCTGGTGGCGCTGGCGCTGGGCGTGCTGATGACGCTGCCGATCGGCGGCGCCGACATGCCGGTGGTGATCTCGCTGTACAACGCGCTCACCGGACTTGCGGTGGCGTTCGAAGGCTATGTGCTGGGCAACGAGGCGCTGATCATCGCCGGCATGATGGTCGGCGCCGCCGGCATCCTGCTGACGCGCCTGATGGCCAAGGCGATGAACCGCTCGATCAAGAGCGTGCTGTTCTCCAACTTCGGCGGTGGCGGGGCATCGGCCGCCGAGATCAGCGGTTCGCAGAAACCCATCGAAGCCGCCGACGTCGCGGCGATGATGGCCTTCGCCGAACGCGTGGTGATCGTCCCCGGCTACGGCATGGCCGTGGCCCAGGCGCAGCACAAGATCTGGGAGCTGACCCAGCGGCTGATCGAGCGCGGGGTCAAGGTGAAGTTCGCGATCCACCCGGTCGCCGGGCGCATGCCGGGGCACATGAACGTGCTGCTGGCCGAGGCCGGCGTGCCCTACGACCTGATCGCCGATATGGACGACATCAACCCGGAGTTCGCCAACACCGACGTCTCGCTCGTGATCGGCGCGAACGACGTGGTCAACCCGGTGGCGAAGACCGATCCGGCCAGCCCGATCTACGGCATGCCGATCCTCGACGTGGTGAACTCGAAGAACACGATCGTGATCAAGCGCGGCAAGGGGACGGGGTTCGCCGGGATCGAGAATGCGCTGTTCTACGCCGACAACACGCGCATGTTGTACGGCGACGGCAGCGAGATGGCGAATGCGCTGGTGAGCGAACTCAAGGCGCTCGACGGCGGGCATTGAGTCCACATTCGAGTACCTGGTCCTTGCTCACGGCCGCGAGGCGCGCACGGGTCAGGCGGCGAGGCTGCGTTCCTGCTGGCGCCGCGCCTGGCCGGTGGTGGTGCCGTAGGCGTTCTTGAATGCCCGGCAGAACGCGCTCTGGCTCTCGAAGCCCAGCATCCCGGTGATCTCGCAGACCGGCATGTCGGTTTCGACGACGAGCCGCCATGCACGCTCCAGGCGCAGGCGCGAGACGTGCTCGGATGGCGTTTCCCCGAACACGCTGCGATAGCTGCGGATCAGGTGGCAGGGCGAGTAGCTGGCGCTGGCGGCGAGGTAGGCCAGGTCCAGGCGCCGGTCGTCGTGCTTGTGGATCAGGTGCCGTACCCGTAGCAGCCGCAGCAGGGTCTGCTGGCGACGCTGCAGCGTCCGTCCGCTGCAGCGGCCCAGCAGGGGGAACAGGGACTTCTGGTGTTCGATGATCGCCGCCCCCAGCATGTCCGCGGCGGTTTCCGCACCGCTCGCGTCCGCGCCGCCGTCGCCTGCGCGCCGCGCAAGCTGCACGATCGGGCGACGCAGTTCCCGAGGACATGCGCCCTCCCACGGGAAGACCTCCACGACGGGCTCGCCGGGGCGCGGGAGCAGGTGCCTGGCCCATGCGGCCGGGCTCCCGCAGACCGCCAGCCACCAGCCATTCTTGCGGCTGGACGCCTGGACACCGTCCTCGCGGCAGATCAGCAGCTCGCCCTGCTTCAGGAGCCAGCGGCATTGCGCGGTCTGCATCTCCAGCTCTCCGGCCAGCGGCAGCCAGACGGTGATCCACCTGG
This sequence is a window from Luteimonas viscosa. Protein-coding genes within it:
- a CDS encoding NAD(P) transhydrogenase subunit alpha translates to MIDGFVALYIFMLAAIAGHVIISRVPVILHTPLMSGSNFIHGIVLIGAMVVLGHADTTLEKAIGFVAVLMGAGNAAGGYVVTERMLEMFKSSRPAPSKQAEPGA
- a CDS encoding DUF3106 domain-containing protein, whose translation is MSSRTLLLVLVLATAPLAAFAQSSAPAAPLPSWEQLTPAQRELLLAPVRERWNDSPPGKRQHMLEHAQRWQAMTPEQRRHARHGMKRWRDMPPEKREQARALFEHTRGLPEAERKAMIARWKAMTPEQRKAWVEAHPPGDPPQPRSP
- a CDS encoding NAD(P) transhydrogenase subunit alpha; translation: MAVTIGVAREHAPGERRVALTPETAKKLVAAGARVCVQRGLGGLARFPDQAYADAGAELVDGDVLAGADLVLCVQSPPAAAIAGMKPGAVLVGALQPQADEARAEAIRSGGIVAFPLERLPRTTRAQAMDILSSQAGMAGYKAVLIAAQLAPRFFPMLTTAAGTIRPSKVLIVGAGVAGLQAVATARRLGAQVECFDVRPETREQIESLGGRFLDLGVSAAGEGGYARQLTDEERALQQRRLAEHLKGIDVIVCTAAVPGRPAPKIISAAMVEGMKPGSVVVDLAAETGGNCELTERGQTIETGNGVTVAGPLDLASMGALHASEMFARNLYNFVSLLLREGTLAFDWNDELLAKTVWPEREPAT
- a CDS encoding NAD(P)(+) transhydrogenase (Re/Si-specific) subunit beta, with product MSGAGILDLLVKTSYLVAATLFLLGLQRMASPKTARSGIRWAGLGMVIATLATFFLPDLHNIPLILAATAIGTAIAWISGKRVAITDMPQMVALYNGLGGGSAAAIGGVELLRWSAAGQAAGPVPLVLAVLGGLIGSVALSGSVIAWAKLDGRMDKRYAFPGMQAFNFLVFAAAIVLGALVVWSLGLHWIVAFFLVALALGVLMTLPIGGADMPVVISLYNALTGLAVAFEGYVLGNEALIIAGMMVGAAGILLTRLMAKAMNRSIKSVLFSNFGGGGASAAEISGSQKPIEAADVAAMMAFAERVVIVPGYGMAVAQAQHKIWELTQRLIERGVKVKFAIHPVAGRMPGHMNVLLAEAGVPYDLIADMDDINPEFANTDVSLVIGANDVVNPVAKTDPASPIYGMPILDVVNSKNTIVIKRGKGTGFAGIENALFYADNTRMLYGDGSEMANALVSELKALDGGH
- a CDS encoding helix-turn-helix domain-containing protein; translated protein: MSPILHNPHSNTLLELPQERAQTLHVLHANGRNLRVNAPARWITVWLPLAGELEMQTAQCRWLLKQGELLICREDGVQASSRKNGWWLAVCGSPAAWARHLLPRPGEPVVEVFPWEGACPRELRRPIVQLARRAGDGGADASGAETAADMLGAAIIEHQKSLFPLLGRCSGRTLQRRQQTLLRLLRVRHLIHKHDDRRLDLAYLAASASYSPCHLIRSYRSVFGETPSEHVSRLRLERAWRLVVETDMPVCEITGMLGFESQSAFCRAFKNAYGTTTGQARRQQERSLAA
- a CDS encoding RNA polymerase sigma factor, whose amino-acid sequence is MRLAGAEGARAPVSGTAGTLAAVDANAPDAAPRPTRPPTLEAFLAGISARAFRFAELGLRHREDALDAVQDAMAKMLGYRDRPAEEWTPLFWSVLRSRIIDVQRRRTFRLSWLTDARDAEGGEIDWADEATPDPSRAHDGREAWHRLAQALRALPARQREAFTLRVLEDMDVAATAKIMGCGEGSVKTHLFRAREALQKQLEEFR